In one Dermatophilaceae bacterium Sec6.4 genomic region, the following are encoded:
- a CDS encoding DUF6049 family protein: MGRVLTRWVAAITALFTLAWTVGVAPVQAAPPPAYASATATNSTVSKVPTIAITSVTPTIARPNRPVFITGMLQAGQAALSTPKLTAGLSTTSLDTSSKLQQWNAGTSGIQTVTRTATSLAPLAAGGRQPFALTIPASAFPNGYRTANLPLLLSLLDGRGTAPKGIWRTTISFVGKAPNIPLPVTWLVPLTLPADSALFGPSGAARDRAWARAIGPGSRIDTLLSTLSGQPITWVVDPAITVPAPAADPTVPSAGAPRPGAAPPGSTTSTPPPSTPPPSSSPASTSPAGSTPPPSSPTSGSTASTASATPSGTPASPTSTTSAPTPGSGSTSPTGTGSSTGQVPTGSGSPSSSPSSPSSTGGTVRADPVEALTAQLRERLRTLPRSQSVLWTAHDDPDLSGLVRSGAGGARVLREEVARTLRPDMAAISSTEVAWPANGVNAGDVAEITGAWSRADRPAPVLVLPTSGITGAQSATGSAQRSIAGTSGALLYNESLSALVGSDTADPGLRAQQFLAQTLTIYDERPAVRRSLAIAVPRAGGATAAVLSTIISAGRTAPWLTDRSGVDAVRVAAGSPRASVRADRGSVTFPSPGATAVTIASLSRITAQRGQLSGLNSLLVDSLDVVSDRLHLVDNLGSTRWRDHVAGARNASRFSSDAMSRILESVSVAPSPVNFFTDRGSIAITVVNTLSRRVQGVQVLLRPRAIALKVERQPAPVSLGASSRGLVRPQLAAAGSGAVAVDVLVETANGVRLGKPPVRQANLEVNVRPTATWIYWVLGGVAALILLLGVIRSIRRGPRGAEQDVEPAGSTGPDTVVAGPTREPSPDPGINENDHDE, from the coding sequence TTGGGGCGCGTGCTCACCCGGTGGGTCGCCGCCATCACGGCCCTGTTCACCCTGGCCTGGACCGTCGGAGTGGCACCCGTGCAGGCAGCGCCGCCGCCCGCCTACGCATCAGCCACGGCGACAAATTCCACGGTGTCCAAGGTGCCGACCATCGCGATCACCTCCGTGACACCGACGATCGCTCGACCGAATCGTCCGGTCTTCATCACCGGCATGTTGCAAGCAGGGCAGGCCGCGTTGTCGACGCCCAAACTGACCGCCGGACTGAGCACCACAAGTCTGGACACGTCCAGCAAGCTGCAGCAGTGGAACGCGGGCACCTCCGGCATTCAGACCGTCACACGCACTGCCACCAGCCTTGCGCCCCTGGCTGCGGGCGGTCGGCAACCGTTCGCGCTCACCATCCCGGCGTCAGCGTTCCCCAACGGGTACCGCACCGCGAATCTGCCGCTGCTACTGAGCCTGCTCGACGGGCGCGGCACCGCGCCGAAAGGTATCTGGCGGACCACCATCTCCTTCGTCGGCAAAGCGCCGAACATCCCACTGCCGGTGACCTGGCTGGTGCCACTCACGCTCCCGGCTGATTCGGCCCTGTTCGGACCCAGCGGCGCAGCACGGGACCGCGCGTGGGCCCGCGCAATCGGCCCGGGTTCGCGTATCGACACCTTGCTGAGCACGTTGTCGGGCCAGCCCATCACCTGGGTCGTCGATCCCGCCATCACCGTGCCTGCTCCGGCTGCCGATCCAACAGTGCCCAGCGCCGGAGCCCCTCGACCGGGTGCCGCCCCACCCGGCTCGACCACTTCGACCCCGCCTCCCTCGACCCCGCCTCCCTCGAGCTCGCCTGCTTCGACTTCGCCGGCCGGTTCGACGCCACCCCCTTCGAGCCCGACGTCCGGGTCAACGGCCTCCACTGCAAGCGCAACCCCTTCCGGCACTCCTGCGTCGCCCACGTCGACGACCTCGGCACCGACACCAGGAAGCGGCTCAACCAGCCCCACCGGCACCGGTTCGTCCACCGGTCAGGTACCCACCGGCTCCGGGTCGCCGAGTTCGAGTCCCAGCAGTCCCAGTAGCACCGGCGGAACTGTGCGGGCCGATCCCGTGGAGGCTCTGACCGCCCAGCTGCGCGAGCGGCTGCGCACCCTGCCGAGGAGTCAATCGGTCCTGTGGACCGCCCATGACGATCCCGATCTGTCCGGGCTGGTCCGATCCGGTGCCGGCGGTGCGCGAGTGCTGCGTGAGGAGGTCGCCCGGACGCTACGACCGGACATGGCCGCCATCAGCTCCACCGAGGTGGCCTGGCCTGCCAATGGGGTCAATGCTGGCGATGTCGCCGAGATCACCGGCGCGTGGTCGCGCGCGGACCGCCCCGCCCCGGTGCTCGTGCTGCCCACCTCCGGCATCACGGGCGCCCAGAGCGCGACCGGCTCGGCCCAGCGCAGCATCGCCGGTACGTCGGGCGCCTTGCTCTACAACGAGTCACTGAGCGCCCTGGTCGGTTCCGACACCGCAGATCCAGGCCTGCGGGCGCAGCAGTTCCTGGCGCAGACCCTGACCATCTACGACGAGCGTCCCGCTGTCCGGCGTTCGCTGGCGATCGCGGTACCCCGTGCGGGCGGCGCGACCGCAGCGGTCCTGTCCACCATCATCTCCGCAGGACGCACCGCTCCCTGGTTGACCGATCGCAGCGGTGTCGATGCTGTGCGGGTCGCTGCCGGCTCGCCGCGCGCCTCCGTTCGGGCGGACCGCGGCAGCGTTACCTTCCCGAGCCCGGGAGCCACCGCCGTCACCATTGCATCCCTGAGCCGGATCACTGCCCAACGCGGCCAGCTGTCAGGCCTCAACTCGCTACTGGTCGACTCCCTCGACGTGGTCTCGGACCGGCTGCACCTCGTCGACAATCTGGGCTCGACGCGCTGGCGCGACCACGTGGCGGGTGCGCGGAATGCCTCTCGTTTCAGCAGCGATGCTATGAGCAGGATCTTGGAATCGGTCTCGGTGGCACCGTCCCCGGTCAACTTCTTCACCGATCGAGGAAGCATCGCGATCACCGTGGTGAACACGCTGAGCCGGCGGGTCCAGGGAGTCCAGGTGCTGCTGCGCCCCCGGGCGATCGCTTTGAAAGTAGAGCGTCAACCCGCGCCGGTGTCCCTCGGCGCCTCCTCCCGTGGCCTTGTCAGACCGCAACTGGCTGCGGCCGGGTCCGGCGCGGTGGCCGTCGACGTCCTCGTGGAGACCGCGAACGGGGTCCGCCTGGGAAAACCCCCCGTTCGTCAGGCCAACCTGGAGGTCAACGTGCGGCCCACCGCGACGTGGATCTACTGGGTCCTCGGCGGGGTGGCCGCCCTCATCCTGTTGCTCGGCGTCATCCGCAGCATCCGCCGTGGTCCGCGTGGAGCCGAACAGGATGTCGAGCCCGCTGGCAGCACCGGGCCGGATACCGTCGTAGCCGGTCCTACCCGCGAGCCGTCGCCCGATCCGGGCATCAATGAGAATGACCACGACGAATGA